The nucleotide sequence CCGCCGCCTCCGCCGCGTTCTTCACCAGGTTGAGCAGCACCTGCCTCAGGCGCGGCGGCCACGCCCAGGCGGAGGCGGCTCCCTCCACGCGCACCTCCACGTCGCCCAGCTTCGAGGACTCGCTGAGCCGGGCCACCACCTCCTCGCAGACCTCGCGCAGGGGCACGCGCTCCACGGGGCCGCGGCCCGGACGAGAGAGGTCGAGCAGTCCCTCGACGATGTCCTGGCAGCGCACCGCCTCCTCCTCCACCACCTTGAGGTCCTCCGCGAGCGCCCCTTCCGCCTTGCGCTGGAGCAGCCGCACATACCCGAGGATGACGCCCAGCGGGTTGTTGATTTCGTGCGCCACGCCCGCCGCCAGCCGGCCGATGCCCGCGAGCTTCTCGTGCTGGACGAGCTGGGCCTGGTGCGTGCGGAGCGCCTCCGTCATCCGGTTGAACTGGGCGGCGAGCTGCCCGAGCTCGCCCGGGTCGTCCTCCGGGATGCGGGTGTGCAGGTCGCCGCGAGCCAGTCGCGCCGCGCCCTCGGAGAGCCGCGCCACAGGGCGTGCCACCGAGTTGCCGATATAGAAGCCCACGCCCACTGCGAACAGCGTGGCCCCGCCGAGGAACAGCATGGCCCACCGGAAGCTCGCGTGCTCCACCGCGCCCACGTGCGCCTCGAAGGAGCCGATGGAGGTGTCGAAGCGCTGCGCCAGTGCATCCGCGCGGGCCTGGATTTGCGACACGAGGTCCAGCGCGCGCCCGTGCGCCGCGGTGACGGCGGCCTGGTCCTTCGCGAGCACGGCGGGCAGGAGCGTGTCGCGATAGAGCTGGTCCAGCGCGTCGCCGTTCTGCTGGATGTCCGCGACCCACGTTTGCTCCTGTGCGTCGCGCGCCTGCTCACGGAGCTTGCGGGTGAGCGCCTCCACGCGGGCCCGCGCTTCGTCGTGGAAGCGCACATGGCTGGCATTGCCGAGGATGATGGTGTGCGCCAGGTGCGCGTATTGGTCCCTCACGGCGGTGGCCAGCTCCAGCGCGTCGCGGACCCGGCCACCCGCCTCGCGGAGGGCATGCGAGCCGTCGTGGATGTCCGTCAGCCGGGCGAGCGCGAAGCCGGACGCGGCCGTGAACAGCGCCACCAGCGCGCCGAAGGCCAGGAGCAGCTTGCGAGTGGTGGAGCCGGAGGTGGAGAGCATCGCGCTCTCTATATAGGGGAGTCAGGGGCCGGGCTGCTCACTGTGTGTCGGAGTAGGTGCCCTCCGGGGTGGGTCCGAGACGGAGATGCCCCCGATAGGCTCGTCCGGCTGCTTCCTCTGTCCGGGGGAACGCCGATGCGCTGGCCGTCCACGTGGGTCTGTACGCTGTCACTTGCAGTGCTGGGGTGTCCCGAAATGCACAGGCCAGGAGGCCTTATCGATCAGGCTGCACACAAGGACGTGCTGGAGAGCATCCCCGAGCGTTGCACAGCGAAGGACCGCAGGGATTACTGCGAGGGGGGCAGGGAAAACAGCGCGATATGCCGTGAGATGTGTGGCGAGGTCGAATGAGCTGGCGCACGACACTTGGGGCCTTCGTTGGGTTGCTGCTCCCCCTTCCCCTGGTGCTGCTCCTTGGCAGCACATTGCGCATGGGCATGCCGGAGCAGCAGTGGGTGGATGGACGGAGGATCAGCCCCGTACTCGCCGCCGAGGAACGAGCGCGCCTGCAGACGTATCACCGAGACTGTGCACTGAGTTCCGAGTGCGAGTCCCCCCTTGGCTGCCTGCTGGATACCCGGGCCGGAGCCCAATACTGCAGCGACAGTCAGTGCCTGACGGATGTGCAATGCCAGGATGAGCAGATCTGCAGGACCCTGACGACCTCCGGGGGAGGACCGCTTGTCCGCATCTGCGTCCCGGTGGGCCTCCGCAAAGAAGGTGAGCAGTGCGTCGAGATTGGGAGAGAGCTGGACGACGCATGTGGTCCCGGGCTCGTGTGCGGCGGAGAAGACGGATTTTGCGGTCGCCCGTGCAGGAAGGAGGACGCAACCAGTTGCCCAGAGGGCTTCTTCTGCGCGGACACGGAGCTCGAACCCCTGTGCCTTCCCACCTGCGAAAAGGCAGGGTGCCCCGAAGGCCAGCACTGCATCCAGTACGGAGACGGTGCCTCCGCCTGCGCGAAGGTCTACGGCACCAACTGCCGGCAGACCCCGTGCGCTGGCAACCAGGAATGCCTGCTGAACCACGAAACGAGTCACACCGCCACGGTGTGGATGCGGTGCAGGCAGTCGTGCCGCGAAGACCCAGCCTCCTGCCCCCCCGGACTCATCTGCAACGGCTGGAGCTGCCACCCACCGTGTGAGCCCGAAGGCCCCAACACCTGCGCGGACGGCTACAGCTGCCAGAAGGACCGCCCCACCCGCCCCTGGGTCTGCCTCCCGGATTGGTGACGAGCCCCGCTCCATCCCCCTTGCGCCCCAGGCCCCTCCCGAGCATGACAGGGGCACCTCCTCGGCCCCGTCCGGGCCCATGGAGCGGAGGAACAGTCCCATGCCCTTGCGGTTCAAGAACCTCGACGGAAGCGGGCCGCAGCCCCTCGACCGGGTCTTCAAGTGGGCCGTGGCCGACAAGCTCGCCGGCCGCCGCCGCAAGTCCCCGGACCGCGCGCCCGTCCCCCGCGTGGAGCCCGACCTCACCGTCCTCGCCACGCCCCCGGCTCCCGGCGAGGGCGCCCG is from Pyxidicoccus trucidator and encodes:
- a CDS encoding sensor histidine kinase; the protein is MLSTSGSTTRKLLLAFGALVALFTAASGFALARLTDIHDGSHALREAGGRVRDALELATAVRDQYAHLAHTIILGNASHVRFHDEARARVEALTRKLREQARDAQEQTWVADIQQNGDALDQLYRDTLLPAVLAKDQAAVTAAHGRALDLVSQIQARADALAQRFDTSIGSFEAHVGAVEHASFRWAMLFLGGATLFAVGVGFYIGNSVARPVARLSEGAARLARGDLHTRIPEDDPGELGQLAAQFNRMTEALRTHQAQLVQHEKLAGIGRLAAGVAHEINNPLGVILGYVRLLQRKAEGALAEDLKVVEEEAVRCQDIVEGLLDLSRPGRGPVERVPLREVCEEVVARLSESSKLGDVEVRVEGAASAWAWPPRLRQVLLNLVKNAAEAAGQGGTVALRIDATPDGGASVAVSDSGPGVKPEDRPRLFEPFFSTKPSGTGLGLAVSQAIAEAHGGRIEADTGPLGGARFTLRLPPASPVQEAMA